The following are encoded together in the Bdellovibrio sp. ArHS genome:
- a CDS encoding ribonucleoside-diphosphate reductase subunit alpha, with protein MLETTAHIMRVKKRDGTLEPVDVTKIVERVTRNCQGLTQVDPLRVATKAISGLYDGATTNELDNLCIQTASLLIGEEPEYSRLAARLLSIYIDEEVRSQKIQSFADSVAFGHSVGLLSETTYKFVEAHKAALCAAIEPYRTDRFEYFGLRTVYDRYLLKNPTSRQVFETPQYFFMRVACGLAQSVEEAIEFYRLISSHDYMASTPTLFNSGTTRPQMSSCYLLDSPEDDLKAIYDKYSDIALLSKFAGGIGVAYSRVRSRGSLIKGTNGHSNGIIPWLKTMDSSVAAVNQGGKRKGAACVYLETWHADIEEFLEMRDNTGDEAKRTHNLNLANWVPDLFMKRVEADAMWSLFDPRVVPHFVDTYGPEFEAAYAEAEEKKMYVKQIKARDLYSRMMKTLAQTGNGWMTFKDAANLKANQTGEPGNVIHLSNLCTEILEVTSKSETAVCNLGSVNLGRHVENGQFNFEKLAKSVRAAVKYLDRVVDINFYPIQTAQDSNHKWRPVGLGVMGLQDAFFQLKLPFDSAAARDLSAKIQEEIYYNALVTSCELAEQFGPHGAYEQTKAAKGLLQYDLWGVTPSQPERFEKLKEKIKKHGLRNSLMIAIAPTATIASIVGCYEAIEPQVSNLFKRETLSGEFMQINKYLVSDLKALGLWNEDLRNEIKIQDGSIQDVAAIPQQLKELYRTVWEIPMKSLIDMAADRGAYIDQAQSLNLFMESPTIGKVSSMYMYAWKKGVKTTYYLRSRPATKIAKTTVKSGSNSMDLSADAVNTVDAAPKAETAPKKTYTDAEVIACSLENPEACEACQ; from the coding sequence ATGTTGGAAACAACAGCTCACATCATGAGAGTTAAAAAAAGAGATGGCACGCTAGAGCCGGTCGACGTTACGAAGATCGTTGAGCGCGTGACTCGCAACTGCCAGGGCCTGACTCAAGTGGACCCACTTCGTGTTGCGACAAAAGCCATCAGCGGTCTTTATGATGGCGCCACAACAAATGAACTTGATAATCTTTGTATTCAAACAGCCTCCCTGTTGATCGGCGAAGAACCTGAATATTCTCGTCTGGCGGCTCGTCTTCTTTCTATCTATATTGATGAAGAAGTTCGTTCTCAGAAAATCCAATCTTTCGCAGACTCAGTGGCTTTCGGTCACTCCGTAGGTCTGTTGTCTGAGACGACTTATAAATTCGTGGAAGCGCACAAAGCGGCTCTTTGTGCTGCGATCGAGCCTTACCGCACAGATCGTTTTGAATACTTCGGCCTAAGAACTGTTTACGATCGCTATCTTTTGAAAAATCCAACTTCTCGCCAGGTGTTTGAGACTCCTCAATACTTCTTCATGCGCGTGGCTTGCGGTCTGGCTCAATCCGTAGAAGAGGCTATCGAGTTCTATCGTCTGATTTCTTCTCATGACTATATGGCTTCCACGCCCACCCTTTTCAATTCCGGCACAACTCGTCCACAGATGTCTTCTTGCTATCTTTTGGATTCCCCAGAAGACGACTTGAAAGCGATCTACGACAAATACTCTGACATTGCGTTGTTGTCTAAGTTTGCCGGTGGTATCGGCGTAGCTTACTCTCGTGTCCGTTCTCGTGGTTCTTTGATCAAAGGAACAAATGGTCATTCCAATGGCATCATTCCTTGGTTGAAAACCATGGATTCTTCCGTCGCGGCTGTAAATCAAGGTGGAAAGCGCAAAGGCGCCGCCTGTGTATACTTGGAAACATGGCATGCTGACATCGAAGAATTCCTTGAAATGCGTGACAACACGGGTGACGAAGCCAAGCGTACTCATAACTTGAATTTGGCGAACTGGGTTCCAGACTTGTTCATGAAACGCGTGGAAGCAGATGCGATGTGGTCTCTTTTCGACCCACGTGTAGTGCCTCACTTTGTTGACACCTATGGTCCTGAATTCGAAGCGGCTTATGCTGAAGCTGAAGAGAAAAAAATGTACGTGAAACAAATCAAAGCTCGTGATTTGTACTCGCGCATGATGAAAACGCTGGCGCAAACTGGAAACGGTTGGATGACGTTCAAAGATGCCGCGAATTTGAAAGCAAATCAAACTGGCGAACCAGGCAACGTGATCCATCTTTCCAACCTCTGCACAGAGATTCTGGAAGTGACTTCGAAGTCTGAAACAGCTGTTTGCAACCTGGGTTCTGTGAACTTGGGACGTCACGTGGAAAACGGTCAGTTCAACTTTGAAAAACTGGCGAAATCCGTGCGTGCGGCTGTAAAATATTTGGATCGTGTTGTTGATATCAACTTCTACCCTATCCAAACGGCACAAGACTCCAACCACAAATGGCGTCCAGTGGGTTTAGGTGTGATGGGTCTTCAGGATGCTTTCTTCCAATTGAAACTTCCTTTTGATTCCGCAGCGGCTCGTGATTTGTCGGCAAAAATCCAAGAAGAGATTTACTACAATGCGCTAGTGACTTCTTGTGAACTTGCTGAACAATTCGGCCCTCACGGTGCTTATGAACAAACAAAAGCAGCCAAAGGCTTGTTGCAATACGATCTTTGGGGCGTGACTCCGTCTCAACCAGAGCGTTTTGAAAAATTGAAAGAAAAAATCAAAAAGCATGGCTTAAGAAACTCTTTGATGATTGCGATTGCGCCGACGGCGACGATTGCCTCTATCGTGGGTTGCTACGAAGCTATTGAACCGCAAGTTTCCAACTTATTTAAACGTGAAACACTTTCTGGTGAGTTCATGCAGATCAACAAATACTTGGTCTCTGATTTAAAAGCTTTGGGCTTGTGGAACGAGGACCTTCGCAATGAAATTAAGATTCAAGATGGTTCTATCCAGGATGTTGCGGCTATTCCTCAACAATTGAAAGAATTGTACCGCACTGTTTGGGAAATTCCGATGAAGTCTTTGATCGATATGGCGGCGGATCGCGGCGCTTACATTGACCAGGCTCAGTCTTTGAACTTGTTCATGGAAAGCCCCACTATCGGTAAAGTTTCTTCGATGTACATGTATGCATGGAAGAAAGGTGTGAAGACGACTTACTACTTGCGCTCTCGTCCTGCGACGAAGATTGCAAAAACGACAGTGAAGTCTGGAAGCAACAGCATGGATTTATCAGCAGACGCGGTCAACACCGTGGATGCAGCTCCAAAAGCTGAAACTGCACCTAAGAAAACTTACACAGATGCTGAAGTGATTGCTTGCTCTCTGGAAAATCCAGAGGCTTGCGAGGCTTGCCAATAA
- a CDS encoding TIGR01212 family radical SAM protein (This family includes YhcC from E. coli K-12, an uncharacterized radical SAM protein.) has product MEKGWLGLPYHTISEHYNKLFGEKVYKVPVSVVDDCPNRRGLKGMQTCVFCDVWGSAANAESLSMELRQQIETYQSKIGARYNAKAFLIYFQAYTNTFTKVSALRHNFDVALSYPWVKGFTVGTRPDCLSKSVLDLWQEYHEKSFVAVELGVQSFFNDQLEFMRRGHTAEASLEAIHKIAANTKVDLGIHLIFGNPGETDEHIVKTAEIVNTLPITNVKLHNLHVLKNTPLEGLYHNGEFSPIDRETYAQRVELFLQHLSPRFAMHRLAAYSSRWDELIAPEWTKDKMGTHQYIIDYLRARKSYQSQNFLAENATDLELQSVLRQKSVPVSPTHA; this is encoded by the coding sequence ATGGAAAAAGGCTGGTTAGGACTTCCCTATCATACAATCAGTGAGCACTACAATAAGCTCTTTGGCGAAAAGGTTTATAAGGTGCCGGTCTCGGTGGTGGATGATTGTCCGAATCGACGCGGCCTTAAAGGTATGCAGACGTGTGTTTTTTGTGACGTCTGGGGTTCCGCCGCCAACGCCGAAAGTCTTTCCATGGAGCTGCGTCAGCAGATTGAAACCTATCAATCCAAGATTGGCGCCCGCTATAATGCCAAAGCTTTTTTGATCTACTTCCAAGCCTACACCAACACTTTCACCAAAGTCTCAGCTTTGCGGCATAACTTTGATGTGGCTTTGTCTTACCCGTGGGTGAAAGGCTTCACTGTCGGCACCCGTCCCGATTGTCTGTCTAAATCCGTTTTGGATCTTTGGCAGGAGTATCATGAAAAATCTTTTGTCGCTGTCGAACTGGGCGTGCAGAGTTTTTTCAACGATCAACTGGAGTTCATGCGCCGAGGACACACGGCCGAAGCTTCTTTAGAAGCCATTCATAAAATCGCCGCGAACACCAAAGTGGATCTGGGAATTCATTTGATCTTTGGAAATCCGGGCGAGACGGATGAACACATTGTTAAAACAGCCGAGATCGTGAACACGCTGCCCATTACGAACGTGAAGCTGCACAATCTGCATGTTCTAAAAAACACGCCTCTGGAAGGTCTTTATCACAACGGTGAATTTTCACCTATCGATCGGGAAACCTATGCTCAGCGCGTGGAGCTTTTTTTACAGCATCTTTCCCCGCGCTTTGCCATGCACCGACTGGCCGCTTATTCGTCGCGGTGGGATGAATTGATCGCGCCCGAATGGACCAAAGATAAAATGGGCACGCATCAGTACATTATTGACTATCTGCGAGCGCGAAAATCCTATCAATCACAGAATTTTTTAGCGGAAAACGCGACAGATCTAGAGCTACAGTCCGTTTTACGCCAAAAATCTGTCCCGGTGTCGCCAACGCATGCTTAG
- a CDS encoding MnmC family methyltransferase: MKAWSDIGFEIEITGDLSPSLRLLASLDPSKDRGESMHHSGGACTETLLIYGEPIKEVLHNVEKPHFLIVGLGLGYIETVIAREALLQNKAPSDIGLITSYESVPELRKFFFKWLHDKNEVLHAEVTATYEQMLASVLKGTTLTPEAVKLFLRQHFAKEEDIFGSLSKEVRLVAKYHCILYDAFSSKTSPYLWEEGFLNAFLEQGAAKSCILSTYACKGALKRALKNQGFQVIVREGFQGKRNSTLGIKS, translated from the coding sequence ATGAAAGCATGGAGTGATATAGGATTTGAAATAGAAATCACCGGAGATCTTAGTCCGAGTCTGCGTCTTTTGGCCTCGCTGGATCCTTCCAAAGATCGCGGCGAGTCCATGCATCATTCTGGCGGAGCCTGCACGGAAACACTGCTGATTTACGGAGAGCCCATTAAGGAAGTTCTGCACAACGTAGAAAAGCCTCACTTTTTGATTGTCGGCTTGGGCTTGGGGTATATCGAAACAGTGATTGCGCGCGAGGCCCTTTTGCAGAATAAAGCGCCTTCCGATATTGGCTTGATCACGAGTTACGAAAGTGTGCCTGAACTGCGGAAGTTCTTCTTTAAGTGGTTGCACGATAAAAATGAAGTTCTCCACGCCGAGGTGACGGCGACCTATGAACAGATGCTCGCCAGTGTTCTTAAGGGCACCACTTTGACTCCCGAAGCAGTGAAGTTGTTTTTAAGGCAGCACTTCGCAAAAGAAGAAGATATCTTCGGTTCTCTGTCCAAAGAAGTGCGCTTGGTTGCGAAGTATCACTGCATTCTTTATGATGCGTTCAGCTCGAAAACTTCGCCTTATCTTTGGGAAGAGGGTTTTTTAAACGCCTTTTTAGAGCAAGGGGCGGCGAAGTCCTGTATTCTTTCCACCTATGCGTGCAAGGGCGCGCTGAAAAGAGCCCTCAAAAATCAGGGCTTCCAGGTGATTGTCCGTGAAGGATTTCAAGGGAAAAGAAATTCCACGCTCGGAATAAAGAGCTGA
- a CDS encoding transporter substrate-binding domain-containing protein — MRFFWCVLVLIFLVSEGVWAKTIEFATLPIPLLVESSERGLFVNLTKEIAKRSKKQIHISVYPTGKALVAFSSHKVQVFFPGMEAFVPKKYVRSSAFYFKVDHIFFKKGRAVNSIKDLEGKKVGLTFRYVYAKELVQNKKIKFEYAADDILNMRKLAQGQIDAFVVEARSGLKALQLSGEKDIEFDKDAPLSEQEVFYAFHDDEEGKELAQIFTRAIDAMKKDGSLERIFKASP, encoded by the coding sequence ATGCGTTTTTTCTGGTGCGTATTGGTTCTTATATTTTTGGTCTCTGAAGGCGTTTGGGCGAAAACGATCGAGTTTGCGACCTTACCCATCCCCCTGCTGGTGGAAAGTTCAGAGCGAGGGCTTTTCGTCAATCTCACAAAAGAGATCGCCAAACGCAGTAAAAAACAAATCCATATCAGTGTGTATCCCACCGGCAAGGCCCTGGTTGCCTTCAGCAGTCATAAGGTGCAGGTTTTTTTTCCTGGGATGGAAGCCTTCGTGCCCAAGAAATATGTAAGATCCAGCGCCTTTTATTTTAAAGTCGATCATATTTTCTTTAAGAAAGGCCGTGCTGTAAATAGCATTAAGGATTTAGAGGGAAAAAAGGTGGGTCTGACCTTCCGCTATGTCTATGCAAAAGAACTTGTGCAGAATAAAAAAATCAAATTCGAATACGCTGCCGATGACATTCTCAATATGCGTAAGCTGGCGCAAGGACAGATTGATGCGTTTGTGGTGGAAGCACGCTCGGGTTTGAAGGCTCTGCAATTAAGTGGAGAAAAGGATATTGAGTTCGATAAGGACGCACCTCTTTCCGAACAAGAGGTCTTTTACGCTTTTCATGACGACGAAGAAGGTAAAGAACTGGCCCAGATTTTTACCCGAGCCATCGACGCGATGAAAAAAGATGGAAGTCTGGAAAGAATTTTTAAAGCCAGTCCTTAA
- a CDS encoding C45 family autoproteolytic acyltransferase/hydolase produces the protein MKKILTLLIFLTPALTWADCTLIRELQGQKHFVCGAEGAKNKVHVLDLKGGFAETAYYHGLFLRPEIEKGVLKGVQTQVARAFAGLSAQELDQILLVKKCVLDNYRSSVSEEFKSGIKNLYRGLKDAGSQVGWKEFEETNYMVEFSIFADSMQRQLEQNPRKGSMKVFASCAPYFVGSALLKPFKKIAQGLRSIKMGCTGISASATSSKDGALVHGRNFDTGLLGFYEPQQVIIINRQKNGITSVGLASAGLHYAGGISGINNYGLAVSLHELQTEGTQIRYENGSSDIAPYLLHTILMNAKTLNEAIHLIQTRKGFGAWTFFISDSKTDEAASIELSGNTVAVARRSKQTFLGQSNHFVAPSTSAEGYEYSLNKTLETRARLTHVHRTLKEDFGQIDAQWVINRLSGHTDELVGPRSFGRTTTKVYTAATHVMVPARLEWWMSVAETYPTNRSPFIGFRLTTNPDSPVEVLGVKRAWEDPTKTAWYDSMKYYVQAYLTNEADHSSRNGFDKTLALLQKASDTALTDGVYEFPYHFMWARIKIHRAAKAIMEGQREEAYLDLTQALETLQEISLKTGDTLHPYEQFQVQLWQYRAETLKPQTKTNPSLRQNARLVAQGILKDLLQKYPRQSELYDLQWSLKEEAQLYIVLDSDIRLGTVE, from the coding sequence ATGAAGAAAATCTTAACCCTTCTGATATTTTTAACACCCGCTCTTACCTGGGCGGACTGCACGCTGATCCGGGAACTCCAGGGCCAGAAACATTTTGTCTGTGGCGCGGAAGGCGCAAAAAATAAAGTCCACGTTTTAGATCTTAAAGGTGGCTTTGCCGAGACGGCGTATTATCACGGCCTCTTTTTACGGCCTGAAATTGAAAAAGGAGTTTTAAAAGGCGTTCAGACTCAAGTCGCACGCGCCTTTGCGGGCCTTTCCGCACAAGAACTTGATCAGATTCTTCTGGTTAAAAAATGTGTTTTAGATAACTACCGATCCAGTGTTTCAGAAGAGTTCAAATCTGGAATCAAAAACCTGTATCGCGGTTTAAAAGATGCCGGCAGCCAAGTGGGCTGGAAAGAATTTGAAGAAACCAATTATATGGTGGAGTTTTCTATTTTTGCCGACTCTATGCAAAGACAATTGGAACAGAATCCACGCAAAGGAAGTATGAAAGTTTTTGCATCATGCGCTCCTTACTTCGTGGGCAGTGCTCTCTTAAAACCTTTTAAGAAGATTGCGCAGGGACTTCGTTCAATAAAAATGGGGTGCACAGGGATCAGTGCGTCTGCGACAAGCTCCAAGGATGGAGCCCTCGTTCATGGACGAAATTTTGATACCGGCCTTCTGGGATTCTATGAACCGCAGCAGGTGATTATCATCAACCGACAAAAGAATGGAATCACCTCAGTGGGATTGGCGTCAGCCGGCCTTCACTATGCCGGCGGCATCAGTGGAATTAACAATTACGGACTGGCGGTCAGTTTGCACGAATTGCAAACAGAAGGAACACAAATCCGTTATGAAAATGGCAGTTCCGATATAGCTCCTTATCTTTTGCACACCATTTTGATGAATGCGAAAACCTTGAATGAGGCCATTCATCTTATTCAAACTCGTAAAGGCTTTGGCGCCTGGACCTTCTTTATTTCTGACTCAAAAACAGATGAGGCGGCGTCGATCGAACTCAGCGGTAATACCGTGGCCGTGGCGCGCAGATCAAAACAGACGTTTTTAGGTCAAAGTAATCATTTCGTGGCACCGAGTACAAGTGCCGAAGGTTACGAATACAGCCTTAACAAAACCCTGGAAACGCGCGCTCGTTTGACTCACGTGCACCGCACCTTGAAGGAAGATTTTGGTCAGATCGATGCGCAATGGGTTATCAATCGCTTAAGCGGACACACCGATGAATTGGTGGGCCCCCGCAGTTTTGGTCGCACCACGACGAAAGTTTACACCGCTGCCACGCACGTCATGGTCCCGGCAAGACTAGAATGGTGGATGAGCGTCGCGGAAACTTACCCCACCAACCGGTCTCCTTTTATTGGCTTTAGACTGACAACGAACCCCGATTCTCCGGTCGAAGTTTTAGGCGTGAAACGCGCCTGGGAAGATCCGACAAAGACGGCTTGGTATGATTCGATGAAATATTATGTTCAGGCTTATCTCACTAACGAAGCCGATCATAGCAGTCGAAACGGTTTTGATAAAACATTGGCTTTATTGCAAAAGGCCTCAGACACAGCCTTAACAGATGGTGTTTACGAGTTTCCTTATCACTTCATGTGGGCGCGAATTAAAATTCATCGCGCGGCCAAAGCCATCATGGAAGGTCAGCGCGAGGAAGCCTATTTGGATTTGACTCAGGCTTTAGAAACACTCCAGGAGATTTCTTTAAAAACGGGGGACACTCTGCATCCCTATGAACAGTTTCAAGTGCAGCTTTGGCAGTACCGCGCCGAAACTTTAAAACCGCAAACCAAAACCAATCCTAGCTTGCGGCAAAATGCACGCCTGGTCGCGCAGGGAATTCTGAAAGATTTATTGCAGAAGTATCCCCGCCAGAGTGAGCTTTACGATTTACAATGGAGTCTTAAGGAAGAAGCCCAATTGTACATTGTTCTTGATTCAGATATTCGTTTAGGAACTGTCGAATAG
- a CDS encoding LysE family transporter, whose product MILWLISIGFISAFALGPASFNIIRSLVAERSWPWKSIAGFLVGDVIYIGLALALLQSPWLQQEWLRILLTILTVICLILYSAKILLSAKASTSLEGAIRPPSFRKSFLLTMGNFHLVFIYAGLFSNMAAATTSALLIGALSYTLAFLVSFVLLLFVISHFKSHLKQILRHLEVIAACGFLTFSAYLSMGIL is encoded by the coding sequence ATGATTCTTTGGCTGATCTCGATCGGTTTTATCTCGGCATTCGCCTTGGGGCCCGCGAGTTTTAATATCATTCGCAGCCTGGTCGCTGAACGCTCTTGGCCTTGGAAGTCCATTGCCGGCTTTCTGGTCGGAGATGTGATTTACATCGGTTTAGCTTTGGCTTTATTGCAAAGTCCCTGGCTGCAACAAGAATGGCTGCGGATCCTTTTAACAATTTTAACAGTCATTTGCCTTATTCTTTATTCCGCCAAGATTCTTCTATCTGCCAAAGCTTCGACGTCTTTAGAAGGCGCGATTCGTCCGCCCTCTTTTAGAAAAAGTTTCTTGCTGACGATGGGCAATTTTCATCTGGTATTTATTTATGCGGGTCTCTTTTCCAATATGGCAGCTGCAACCACCTCGGCATTATTGATCGGAGCTCTGTCTTACACATTGGCATTTTTGGTCAGCTTCGTTCTTCTTCTATTTGTTATCAGTCATTTTAAAAGCCATTTAAAACAAATTTTACGCCATCTGGAAGTCATCGCCGCCTGCGGTTTTTTAACTTTCTCGGCGTATTTATCTATGGGGATCCTATGA
- a CDS encoding GH3 auxin-responsive promoter family protein → MFAVDSVVRGLGQKYLKTYSQYMSVSREDLLNKQERNFTNMKRSLSGTRIYKDLRLAHIKNYEEFVTHVPVYNYDDYAPYVDMIAAGHKNILFKDKVEYCGLSSGTSGKDSKRVPYNERMIRMFLKSQKRIASKMSTLEPDINFLKVGRLTFGSDPYLYTQNNIKFGYISGILSTRVPKALAKTTFPSKEVLAISNWDRKIDMLIEESLHQDIQVVSGIPTYLISIFEAILQKTGKKTINEIWPRLKVFIYAATPIKQYTERLNRLVGHELNYYGVYAATEAAIGLPYEKYQNGRQKYFLNPDLLYSFTPVEGEKRSLGLHEIQMGVPYFINVGTPNGLIHYCMKDVISFQQNGEDLVFEFVGRKSTGMNLAAEKVSDDEILDCYLSTKNIRNVDLRHFFLSPVLNNGKTSYHWTLFVPAHAAINADEVAATLDAEMKRLNGDYKDCREVGVLGPAQVSVMSADYLQKYFESNRSRGQFKLKTTFETAEEYLHFMRLNISGEIQ, encoded by the coding sequence ATGTTTGCGGTCGATTCAGTCGTGCGAGGCTTAGGGCAAAAATACTTAAAGACCTATTCTCAATACATGAGCGTCAGCCGTGAAGATCTTTTAAATAAACAAGAAAGAAACTTCACGAACATGAAGCGCTCGCTGAGCGGCACGCGTATCTATAAAGACCTTCGCTTGGCGCACATTAAAAACTACGAGGAATTCGTCACGCACGTCCCCGTCTACAATTACGATGACTACGCCCCTTATGTCGATATGATCGCGGCGGGACACAAAAACATTCTCTTTAAAGATAAAGTGGAATACTGCGGCCTTTCTTCTGGAACTTCAGGAAAAGACAGCAAGCGAGTTCCCTACAACGAGCGTATGATCCGCATGTTCTTAAAATCCCAAAAAAGGATCGCCAGCAAGATGAGTACGCTGGAACCGGATATCAATTTTCTAAAAGTGGGTCGTCTGACTTTCGGTTCCGATCCCTATCTTTACACTCAGAACAATATTAAATTCGGATATATCTCGGGCATCTTAAGCACCCGCGTTCCCAAGGCCCTCGCAAAGACCACCTTTCCCTCAAAAGAGGTTCTGGCGATTTCCAATTGGGACCGCAAAATCGACATGCTGATCGAAGAATCCCTGCACCAGGACATCCAGGTTGTCAGTGGAATTCCTACCTATCTCATCAGTATCTTTGAGGCCATACTGCAAAAGACCGGAAAAAAAACCATCAATGAAATTTGGCCGCGACTGAAGGTTTTTATCTATGCGGCGACACCTATTAAACAGTACACCGAAAGACTTAATAGACTTGTTGGCCATGAACTGAACTACTACGGCGTCTACGCAGCCACAGAAGCCGCCATCGGCCTTCCCTATGAGAAATATCAAAACGGCAGACAGAAATATTTTCTTAACCCCGATCTCCTTTACTCTTTCACTCCGGTCGAAGGCGAAAAGAGATCTCTGGGACTTCACGAAATCCAGATGGGTGTTCCCTATTTTATCAACGTCGGCACTCCCAATGGCCTTATCCACTATTGTATGAAAGACGTCATCAGCTTCCAGCAAAACGGCGAGGATCTTGTTTTTGAATTCGTCGGAAGAAAAAGCACAGGAATGAACCTTGCGGCGGAAAAAGTGTCTGATGACGAAATTCTGGACTGCTATCTTTCCACCAAAAACATTCGCAACGTTGATTTACGCCACTTCTTTCTTTCACCGGTCTTAAACAACGGCAAGACCTCTTATCATTGGACCTTATTTGTGCCGGCCCATGCGGCTATCAATGCGGACGAGGTCGCGGCCACTCTTGATGCGGAAATGAAACGCCTGAACGGAGACTACAAAGATTGCCGCGAAGTGGGCGTTCTGGGGCCAGCCCAAGTCTCTGTGATGAGCGCGGACTACCTGCAAAAATACTTCGAGAGCAATCGCAGTCGTGGTCAGTTCAAATTAAAGACGACTTTTGAAACAGCTGAAGAATATTTGCACTTCATGCGTTTGAATATTTCCGGAGAAATCCAATGA
- a CDS encoding TetR family transcriptional regulator gives MATQSKEDIYFAVCNAILKMEVAKGHLAWTLSDISRESGVTRSLIYYYFGKEKKTALEEAYKFVIANFWNFERTRTMGIRDRLKQILEDVKKMPFLFVLYYLNKNKDSEIGKMIHDAEAMLLQALQKEFPHLSETQVLEVYLKELGAITFQLPSEKVADLFEDYIRR, from the coding sequence ATGGCAACACAGTCCAAAGAAGACATCTATTTCGCCGTCTGCAATGCAATCCTCAAAATGGAAGTGGCGAAGGGTCATCTGGCCTGGACACTTTCAGATATCTCCCGGGAATCGGGAGTCACCCGCTCTCTGATATATTACTACTTCGGTAAAGAGAAAAAGACGGCCTTGGAAGAGGCCTATAAGTTTGTGATCGCGAATTTTTGGAATTTTGAACGGACACGGACTATGGGAATTCGCGATCGTCTGAAGCAGATTCTTGAGGACGTTAAGAAAATGCCCTTTCTTTTTGTGCTCTATTATCTGAACAAAAATAAAGATAGCGAAATTGGAAAAATGATCCACGACGCCGAAGCAATGTTGCTGCAGGCTTTGCAGAAAGAGTTTCCGCATTTGAGTGAAACCCAAGTTCTTGAAGTGTATCTGAAAGAGCTGGGGGCGATCACTTTCCAGCTCCCTTCAGAAAAAGTGGCTGATCTTTTCGAAGACTATATTCGCCGCTAA